One genomic segment of Syngnathus acus chromosome 1, fSynAcu1.2, whole genome shotgun sequence includes these proteins:
- the dctn6 gene encoding dynactin subunit 6, whose translation MADKQNAQKSVKIAAGAVVCVESEIKGDVTIGPRTVVHPKARIIAEAGPIVIGEGNLIEEQAVIINSYPENITPDVEVEPKTMTIGINNVFEVGCLSQALKIGDNNVIESKADVGRNVILTSGCIIGAFCQVNTCEVIPENTVIYGSGCMRRVQTERPQPQTLQLDFLMKILPNYHHLKKTIKVSHS comes from the exons ATGGCGGATAAACAAAACGCTCAGAAAAG cgtCAAGATTGCAGCAGGAGCTGTGGTGTGTGTTGAAAGTGAAATTAAGGGGGATGTCACTATAG GCCCAAGGACAGTGGTCCACCCAAAAGCACGAATTATTGCAGAAGCAGGGCCCATTGTAATTGGAGAAGGCAACCTGATCGAGGAACAAGCTGTCATTATTAACAG TTACCCAGAAAACATCACACCAGATGTTGAAGTGGAACCAAAGACGATGACCATTGGTATCAACAATGTATTTGAAGTTGGCTGCT TGTCACAAGCCCTTAAAATTGGAGACAACAATGTAATAGAATCAAAAG CTGATGTAGGTAGGAACGTCATCCTAACTAGTGGCTGCATCATCGGGGCCTTCTGCCAGGTGAACACCTGTGAGGTCATACCCGAGAACACGGTCATTTATGGTTCTGGATGTATGAGGCGGGTGCAGACTGAGAGACCACAG CCTCAAACACTTCAGCTCGATTTCTTAATGAAGATTTTGCCCAACTACCATCACTTGAAGAAAACCATAAAAGTCAGCCATAGTTAA